The genomic region ATGCCGAGGAACGACGCGGCCGACAGGTAGTCACCGGCGATCGCGATGCCGTTCTGCGGACCGGTGAACGCGCGGCCGGCGGCCAGGTAGTCCGCGGCGGTCTTCGTGTTGCGGCTCGCCCTGATCACCACGACGAGCGTGGCGATGACGAAGACGCCGAAGATGCTGATGTTGAGGATCGGGCTGGACTCGTTCACTTGCCGTCTCCCTCGATCTCGTTGCGGAGCTTCTCCGCCAGCGGGTCGAGGTTCTTGTTCGCGTGCCGCACGTACAGCGTCGTGATGACGAACGTCGACACGAACTGCAGCAGGCCGAAGATGAGCCCGACGTTGATGTTGCCCAGCACCTTGGTGGACATGAAGCCGTGCGCGTAGTCCGCGAGCAGCACGTAGAGCAGGTACCACGCGAGGAACAGGCCCGAGACGGGGAAGACGAACTTGCGCAGCCGGTGCTTCAGCTCGACGAAGTCGTCACTGGCTTGGACGTCGGCCCACTTCTGCGCGTCTGGGGCCGACTCAGACGGGGTGTGATCGACGGTGCTCACA from Lentzea guizhouensis harbors:
- a CDS encoding DUF485 domain-containing protein, with amino-acid sequence MSTVDHTPSESAPDAQKWADVQASDDFVELKHRLRKFVFPVSGLFLAWYLLYVLLADYAHGFMSTKVLGNINVGLIFGLLQFVSTFVITTLYVRHANKNLDPLAEKLRNEIEGDGK